A region from the Lates calcarifer isolate ASB-BC8 linkage group LG2, TLL_Latcal_v3, whole genome shotgun sequence genome encodes:
- the scamp5b gene encoding secretory carrier-associated membrane protein 5: protein MAEPNFPPLPGFIPLKPCFYQDFDEIPEQHRSMCKKMYHLWMCEWPLNSATLAVNLIGCFAWMFGGGGVTNFGLAIIWLLMFTPCSYVCWFRPIYKAFKSDSSFNFMLFFFVFMAQVGISIIQSIGIPGWGVCGWLATISFFSYNILIALIMLVPTIMFTAVASLSFIALTRIHNFYRGSGASMSKAQEEWTTGAWKNPHVQAAAQEAAMGAAAGAMQNQYSSPQYNDNQM from the exons ATGGCAG AGCCCAACTTTCCCCCACTGCCTGGATTCATTCCACTCAAGCCATGCTTCTATCAGGACTTTGATGAGATCCCTGAACAGCACCGCAGCATGTGCAAGAAAATGTACCACCTGTGGATGTGTGAGTGGCCTC TGAATAGTGCCACACTCGCGGTGAATCTCATTGGCTGCTTTGCTTGGATGTTTGGTGGAGGTGGAGTGACCAACTTTGGACTGGCTATCATCTGGCTCCTCATGTTCACACCCTGCTCTTATGTCTGTTGGTTTAGGCCCATCTACAAGGCCTTCAA gagtGACAGCTCCTTCAACTTCATGCTGttcttttttgtgttcatgGCCCAAGTTGGCATCAGCATCATCCAAAGCATAGGCATCCCTGGATGGGGAGTATG tgGTTGGCTGGCTACTATCTCTTTCTTCAGCTATAATATTTTGATCGCACTGATCATGCTGGTCCCCACTATCATGTTCACTGCTGTGGCCTCGCTCTCTTTCATTGCCCTCACCAGG ATCCATAATTTCTACCGTGGCAGTGGGGCCAGTATGTCCAAAGCTCAGGAGGAATGGACCACAGGAGCGTGGAAGAACCCTCACGTCCAGGCAGCAGCCCAGGAGGCCGCCATGGGGGCAGCTGCTGGAGCCATGCAGAATCAGTACTCCAGCCCACAATACAACGATAACCAGATGTAG